AATTTTGGGCCGTTGTTCTATCCCTTCCGTATAAGACCCTGTTGAGTTAAAGGATTTATGTACCGGTTTTGTTTTGCGAGTTTATCATCATGAACATGCTGTTGGTGGAAAAAAACACAGATGTACTgtttcctccgttccataatttttgtttcaaatttgacaaaaattaatgtatctattcttaaaatgtctatatacatgtaatatttcgacaaaaattatgaaatggaggagTACAAAATATACGATGTTGGCaccaggggcggagctacaTAGCCTCTCCCTGGTGCACAGGCACCACCAggtttcagattttttttactagctATTAGGACAAAAGTTTGCAATGTGCACCAGGTTAGATGAAGAAAAGTACACCATATCCTGAAAATTCATAGTGTAAGCAACCCAAAAAGACTACTGTGCACTGGGTCATTCTTTTCTCTAACTCTACCCCTGGTTGGCACAGTATGTGATCTGAAAAATtataatttaaatttgatccACATGTTAAGCAATAAAAAAGGAATTTTTGATTCAAATTGTTCCTCgttggatttttctttttcaattcTCGACATGTTAGTTGAGTTTGAATTGTGTATGTGTAAGTCATGAAGCATTTTTCAATAAAATTATATTTGATATGTCTAACACGGATGAGCTACTAACCAGCCTCGGTACACACTACTTTTGTCACTGCCCctattttccttgttttatatatatttgatcCTTGTATCCCCTTATTGCAACCCCCACCCGTCCCATCGATTGCGCAATTGTCGCCACCTCTACGCCTTCACTCCTGCTTGTCAAGGCATGCCAACATGACGTCGCTTTTGTAAGCATGATGCATACATAATCACCGTTGTCATTCTCTGCCGCCTTTGTTGACATCTTATCTGCTAAATCGATGTGGCCCGACTAGCTACTAACAATCTCCTTCATTGTTCAGCCGCACACACAACTTCGAGCCGATTGACATGGATCTCGAGGTCAAAAGTTCTATtgatttcttaaaaaaaagagagttgtTGTCAAGCACATATAAAAGCATCATAAGCACATACATGTAATTTGTGCATTTCTATTCACCTTTTCCACCATTTAGTGTATAGAGGATAAGTTGAAAAACCTTTTGTTAGTAAAACCCGTACACCATGACATGCAAGAGCATGCCATCTCGTTGGTAAAATTAGATACATAGAGGAATGTTGACAAAAAATTGttcatataaaaaaaatgttgtccGAGAAAAAATAACAATAGAGGGACTATAAAGAGTAATGGCACGAAAATTGTTTCTCGTGGAAAGCATTAACTTATAGACATTTTTGTTGTAAGGTTGAGCAGGATGCATGTGAAATGATGTAAAATAAGATTTGGAATCAAACTAAAATGGTACAAATTTAAAACACAATAAAGAGCCATTAAATAGATATAGCTGTGACATACGAATTGTGGCCAAGTATAGAGCTGGCAGCTATGTAAGTCCCTGATTTTTATATTCCGTGTCAAAATTGTGATGAAAAGTTTAGATATTCACGCGCTAGCTGTCACCGGCCCCCTTTAATTAATAATTAATTTGTACAAACTTTTCAGGAAACAAAACGAATCGGGCTCCGGGGATTCAaagagaaatatatatatatcataaaAACATATTGTTTTGTTATGTATAATTCGTCTGATTTTTAATTAGCGATAAGTCGATTTCTAGACCATCGGCTTTATGATCTGGAataaaagaaggaaagaagagagCAGTGATGATATCGAAATACTGATCACGGTTCTGGTACAGTCAACAGAGATTTAAACATTTTGCTTAGAAATCATCCTTTTGAAAATTAGCAACACACAAAAagcatacaattttttttatctatacatatctaaaaatacggaccgtttccTTCACCGTCGTCTATCAAACTTCCCATAAAATTTGTGGGCCCTCAggattgcatgtatattagggCTATTTAGCCATCTGGCCCATTACTTACACCGaatttatttatatatatcCCATAAAATTTGTGGGCTCTCagaattgcatgtatattaggcctactaagCCGGCTGACCCATTACCTACACAGAAcctatctatatctatatctataccaatgtaaaaaatacggaccgttccaCCTTTTTTCCTCCCTTTTTTTCGTCAAGCCCCCGAGACCCACCTCGTTCACCCGCACGCAAACCACTCCTTCGTCCGCTCCAGACGGTCGAGCTCCCTTCTCCTGGCACAGCCCAATAGGAGATCCTTCCTAATCCAACAAAAATACTTCCCCTGACTCAGCGGAGAAAACACAATTAAAAGCTCAAAGATATCTCTTCATACATTCGACCTTACTCACCTGCTTTGGTGATGCCCGTTATCTGCAAGTGCAACGGCAGATTGATCCTGCGATGCAGCATATGGTCCAGAATGCGGTGCCTCCTTCCATCTGAGAGTCGGTGGCTCTGGCATGCAGGCTCCATCTTGTCATACATCGTTTAATTCCAGAGAAAACAGGGGAACAACCTCGTTCTCTCAGCCCTCATCCCCGCCGTGATGATCTGAGCCACTTTGACTTAGTTCGCATCCCACCGGTTCCTTTCGGACTGAGCTCGTCTCTGACTAGGTTAGACCCTCACATAGTAACACTAAGATAGGCAGAGCTGAAGGCTCTTAGGAGTTCAAGTAGCTAACCGGGGAGCcatccccggcaacctgtaaacacccTTAAATCAATGGAATCCAAGCACAaaagcaggatgtagggtattacacctccgggtggtccgaacctaggtaaactCCCCAGTgtcacacttcgtgtcttcgCCACGTCGACGATCACTCGGGAGCCGCTACGACAACGCGCGCTAAGACGGTTCAGCCATGATTATGGGGGATGATTGAGGAggggaaaggaagaaaagggcCGTGGGATACGGTTCAGAGCACCTGGATGGGTCGGCCGAGGAGGCATCATCGAGGGCGGAGATTGCGGTGGCTGGCGCGTGTGTGTGCTGCTTTTGGCACGAGAAGAAAGACGGGCACGGGCGCTCGTCCGAGTATGGACTGGACGTTCTCGGGAAAGCTgacccaaaaagaaaaacggatGTGGCttaagaggaaaaaaaagaaaaaaaaatctaaaagtGGCTTGTCTGCACCGTGGGAGCGCACGGTCAAGAAGGATAAAAATATGGAATCTCCGGCCTTACCCTCGCTCGGGGAGTCAGGCAGTACAACGCTGACATGACGATGACCCATTGGCATTGGACACGtgattaaaaaagaaagaaagatccGGCTCCAAATGCAGTAAGATTGGATTCTGCCGCTGgggcatcttcttcctcgtcacATTCTATTATGGGTAATCGGAAAGCAACTGTCCACGGATTAATCAAGCTCCGAGGTATCTGATCGTCTTTGATTCTTTTTAATCGCGGAGGCGCTGGCGACGGACGACCACGTGCCAAGCTATACTACCATCTCGCAGTCAACGTCCTTTGGAATTAAAACCCACGAAAAAGCACGTCATTTCGAATATTGGACAAGATTTTAGCTGAATATATATACCTTGTGCTTTGCCACGCGTAAAAACCGTACTGTACACATTCTCGAGGTTTTTACGCGTACAGTACTGTACATATTGAACCGTACTGACCAATCAAAACCATATAAAGACTTAGGAAGACTTAATTGTTCGATAAAAAATCTTACACTTGCtgacaaaaataaaagctTTACGATCACAGCAAAATTACCGCAGTAACCTCCTCTGGACAACTCCCCAATTAGCACCTAATGGCTGCCTCTACGACATGCATCAAATTCACTAGTGTCTGGTGGCGGTGTTGCGGGATATCTTCGCATCGACCATTGCTGTGTCGGGATTAGAGGTGCAACTTGATGATCCTCAGAGTACCCGTTGATACTggttagttcaaacaaatgaactaagttttttaaaaattatgtTATTTTAGCCATGGCCGGGATCCTCTTCTTTCCGGTTTGACCTCAACGATATTTCTCCTTTTTCAAGACTTTCCGAATCGCAGGCCCAGTCTCACATCCGGCCTTTTACCTTGGAAGAAATCAAGAACTGCGTGATGTCCATGAGCAACAATGCCAGCCCAGGCCCAGACAGTTTCGGCCCAaactttttcaaaaaagaaaagaaaattggaCTAAGGCCCGTTTTGACTTGCTTGGTTTTATGACAAGCTTCTTTTCTCGCTATGCAGACCTTCAAGGGAACTAAAATACGTTGAAAGAACAAACCTTTCTGTTttgctggaaaaaaaaacaaggggCGTCTTCCCCGTGCTAGTTTAGACCGGTATCACTCCAAAATATGCCTTAGGATCACCTTAAAATTGCTGCATTTGAATGGCAATCCGACCGCAGCCCATTATTCCTTCTCCAATCTTATCCACCAATATTTGACTAGTTTCTCCAAGGCAGATCTATCTCGGAAAACTTTGTTTCTCGGCTTTCCACTCCACCATTTCCATTGATTTGCTCGGAGGGTGGAGAGGAAATTTGATTCCCACGGGAGAACTATTTCGGTCAGGGTAGCTTTTCATGCCATGGATACTACGCTATGGGCACTTTTCTATAGGGACTCTTCTAGAAATTGATAAGCATTGTCAtgctttcttttgttgttgactGTATATTATCACATAAGTAAGTGTTTTGGGGTTTATAAGTCAAAAGGCACAAGTTAAGCCTAACGAAACAAGGTCTTAGTCATCCATCAACTTGAATAAGCAGGAGCAATTTAGCCCAAGTGGCCATTCATAGGCATAATTGTGCCCCCATGGCACGACACGCTGCCAAAGCACACATGCAATATTTCCGTATAACCCCATATGTCTTTCAGAATTGCCAAGTATTGCTCTTGCTTACCAAGTTGATGGATGAATAATTCGGTTTTTACAAGTTTTTATTTAACTAAAACACTAATAGCTACTACTAAGTTCATGTATGTGTAATGTTATTGTCTCAACCTAATTCGATTTACTTTTCAACTACTATTTATAGCTGATCATGTGATTTCAAACATTACTTCAAAAATCCTAAGAGCAAAATTTCAGAAACCCACACGTTTTGTGTTTAGGGTTTCACTGAACCCTAGTTAACGCTAATTGTCTCAAAaaaaccatatttttttttagacaaaCTTTCTCAGAAAACCTAAATCTATTGGATTAGTGTGCTTGACAGCGAACCTGATATTCCAACGCAAAACAGAGTCTGGATCGATACGAAGTTTTTCAAGGCAAAATAAGTGCCGTGTACCAACGTTGAAGTGGACTTATTTTGGATCTTTTCCATGGCTTTTAAAAATTCAATTGCACAAAATTGGACCGGTTCCACCTAGAAAAAGGCGACTCCCACCCGAATAATCACAAGTCGGACTATGCATCTCTTCTTTGCGAAGAAATTATGCATCTCAAGAAGACAAGACAGATTAGCAATTCGACTCGACACGGTGAGTTGCGGTTGCTCTATCGTCACGCTTCGGTAAATCACCAGCCCATGCTCAGCGAAAGTGCAAAAACCACGAGTGAACGGAAGCGTCGGCAGCCGGCAGGCACCACCAATAGCGTGGGCTAGCGGGCGCTACCGGGTCTCGGGTGCGCTCTGCTCCTCCCGCCACGCCAGAGCACGGCAGAGATCCCCAGCTGTTCCCGCCACGGCTAACTCGCACCGCGTCCGAACCAACCCACAGTAACCGACACAGCTGGTCCACCTGGATACCGGCCTCACGCGTCAGCGGATCGCACCTCCCGCTCCCCGCGTAACCACGGGCCGCCCCGGCCTCTGCTCCCCGCGACCACTTTACAGTGCCGCAGCCCGCCACGCGTCGGCCTACCATTGGATGCTGCCTCCTCCTACCGACCCACCCCCTCTCTTTATCCCCAcctctcgatctctctctctctcgctttccCCTCCCCATTCCGTTCGAGAGGGTTTGCACGCATCGGAAGAGCAATCACGCACCTGCACGCACGCGCGAGGGGGATTtcgcgctagggtttcggggCGGCGCTGCGGGGGCCCTTCatggcctcgccggcggcggcggcgggggatggGGCGCTGACGGGGGAGGCGGTGAGCGCGGGGTTCGCGGAGCtggagcggcagcagcagctgctggccAGCTGCACGCGCCTGTACCAGCAGCTCTCGGACCACTTCGCGTCGCTGGAGCGCGGGCTGGCGGCGCGCTCCGACGCGATCCGCCACAAGCGGCGCGCCGTGGAGGCGCGCACGGGCCGCGCGCTCGACTCGCTCCGCCGGCGCGAGCTCTCCATCGACGGCTCCGTCTCCCGCGCGCTCGAGCAGCTCGACTCCCTCGCGGCCGCAGGAGGCTCTGGAGGCCAGGAGGGGTCGTCCGTCTCCGAGGACGCCGCGGGCCTCGCCGACGGCCTCAGGGCGCTCTGCGCCAGGATGGACTCCGCGGCCTTCTTCGGCttcgtcgccgcgcgccgcaAGGAGGCCGACTCGCTGCGCTCCGAGATGCCGCCCGCGCTCAAGTGCTGCGTGGATCCGGCCAAGTTCGTCAtggacgccgtcgccgacgtcTTCCCCGTCGACAGGCGGGAGGCGAAGAACCCCGCCGACCTGGCCTGGGCCTGCGTGCTCATCCTGGAGGCGGCCGTGCCGGCGCTGGCCGACCCGGACCCGGAGATCGGGGCGGCACGGCCCTTGGTGCCGCGGGCCGCGCGTGAGCGCGCGCGGGGCATGGCGAGGGAGTggaaggaggcggtggagctcAAGGGTGGGGTGGAGGGGGCCAAGCCCCCCGACGCGCACGCCTTCCTGCAGCTCGTCGTCACATTCGCCGTCGCGGAGAGGGCCGACCGCCTGCTGTACCGGAGGATCGTGGTCAGCTTCTCCTGGCGCCGACAGATGCCCCGCCTCGCTCTGGCCGTCGGACTCGACGAAGATATGCCTGGTATATATGCTTGCTTCTTCGCTATTCCTTGCTGATGCATTGTTGCTGCGTTTTACATTGTTATTGctattatttttgttcttttagtTGTTTTTGTATGCCAAGTGCTGAATTCTGAATTTGGGGATACAGAAGGTTGATTGAGAGACTTGACCAGATGATCAATTGACAAATTGTGTAGCTTAGATCTAGCATTGAACTGTCACTAGCAACCACTGGTTAGCATGGTTAACTGTAGATCAGAGTAGTAGCAACAGGTCCATTGCTCAAGGCTTAGAAATATATGTTCGATTGTGATAATTAGCGCAAAAGTACCAATTACTGTGTAAAGTTATGTCAGTACTATAATTAGGAtggagtatgtttttggagTGTGAGCTCTTTTGCTGGGATGGGTGGTCACTGTCATCGCCATGTGCTAGAAAAGGTTGTCCAGTGTTTGTCATGTGGCTAAGGATACCTGTATCTTCGTCCTGATCGCCATCATTCTTAGTGGCGCTAGTCTTGGGTCCTTTGCTTTAGCCTTTAGATGTCGTCAGATTCCTGTGTCTACAGTTCTGTTAACTTGGAGTCAAAGGGAAATTCCGTCCTGCAGTACCGTTAATATCAAGTTACTGCATGTACTGTTCCAGTGGAAGGCATCTTACTGCTGTGTCAGGAAGTGCCTAACAGCTTTCTTTTCTTACACATATGACATTCTTCTCCATTGGCTTAAAAAAACATTCTGCTCCACTAGTTTGTCATGCTGCTGCAACATCTTAGTTTAATGCCTCTGCTCTGCTGCATCTTTGTTAGTTGTTACTTTGACCGCCAACTTCATAGTGCTCATTGTTTGGGTTTGCTTTCCTGGCCACCTTCACTCTACACTGGTGCTTCTGCATGGACAGTTCTCAATTACTTCGGTCAAGTTTAGAGTGTTTTCTTGATAACATGTATAAAGTCATTCTCTTGTTTGGACTTGACTAGTGACTACATTTCCCCCTTCTTTTTGCAGATATCATCGAGGAACTAATTGCTAAGAGGCAGCAGCTTGATGCAGTGAATTTTGCATATGAGGCTGGACTTCAGGAGAAGTTCCCCCCAGTTCCTCTTTTGAAATCCTATTTGGAGGACTCGAAGAAGACATCATGTACTGTTTCAGATAACTTGAGCACCAGCAGTGGCCAATCTGGGGTATGTCCTATAGCACTTCTGAACTATCACTTGAATCCACATAGAATCTAACATATTTGCCTTGCAGAGCAAcacaaacaagaaagagcagtcAGCGTTGAGAGCTGTGATAAAGTGCATTGAGGACCGCAAACTGGAATCTGAGTTTCCACCAGAGGATCTTCAGAAGCAGCTTGAAGACCTGGAGAAGGCCAAGACCGAGAAGAAAAAGGCATCCTCAAGCGCCTCCAGCGGCGGTAGCAGCGAGCCTGCCAACAAGCGCATCCGGGCAAGCAATGGAGGCCCGATGCCTCCTGCTAAGGCAGGGCGTCTCGCTAACAACACTTCTGTGTCTTCGTTACCAGTGGCCGCCACATTTGTCCGCTCCCCATCTCACACATCATATGCCTCCCCATCTCAAACATCATATGCCTCCCCATCTCACACATCATATGCCTCCCCACCTCACACATCATATGCCACAGCCTCTCCCTACCCTTATGATAGGCCGGCCGCCCCTGGCCTCTACTGTAACCGGAGCCCTCCGGCGATCAGGGAGCCATATATCTACCGTGCTGAGGAGCTACCCAGTGTCAGCTTTGGAATGCCGTACCCCTCCCCTCCCATGACCTACCCTGCACCCTATGGCGGATACACCAATGGACTGCCAGCTTACAACAATGGAATGGCCCCTGCATTCCACCAGGCTTACTACCGGTAGGAGCAGTCAGGAAACGTCGCTGATGAATGACATGACAATAACCAATGATGCCGACGACTCAACACGCGTAATGGCCCTATTTTGTAGTGACTGACTACAACAGTAGGCTGGGTATCTCATCTCAATTCTCATATGTTCTTATCACTACTAAATGCTTTATTTTAGTTCTCTCATGTTAGACCACTACTCTGTAATACTAAGAAACCTGGATGTAAATTATGTATGCCCATCTGCGAGACTTACCACCGTCCTATTGTAATTCTGTTCGGGAACAAGGAGAAGACATTAAAAAAAGTACCATGTAATCCTTCAGCGCTCGATCGGCCATGGAATTATTTAAATCAATTCAGTTTTGAGCTTATGCAAAAAGTACCACGTAATCCTTCAGCGGTCGATCGGCCATGGAATTATGTAAATCAATTCAGTTTTGAGCTTATGCCTTACATTGCATGCACTTCTGATCTGTTCTGTTCTGGGTGGTTTTGGTACTTTTGAGACCCATCATTCGCCAACGGTGTTTGGTCTGCATATCTATTGTCTGTTAGCTATTGTGCAGCTGGAGTTGGTTTGGACGAGGAAGGTTGGGGTTCTCAATGGTGAGTGGGCAGTATGATGGTGCTCCTCATGTGTGATCATGATGGTGTGGGGCACTGTACTCATGTGGTCACATACATGGCAGAAGCATGTGAATGCACGAGTGCATTCTGTCTCCTCTGGCTGTCATGTTGTAACCTTATTCTTTTTTGCGTCAGTTTCTCGTTTTTGCTCCTAGTATCTGATTAGATGGCTTTTgctgttttctgtttcttttcgATGAGACAGAAATGTGAGTTCTTTTTTCGGTTTGTAGCATTTTAGCACAGATTTTTCTGTTCTCAACAAAATAGGATTGTTGCTCGTAGGCATGGTGATACCTTTTTATCTcgctattttatttttatttttttgaagagCGAATAGATTTTCAACATATTCTATTCATTTGGATAGCAGCAGACAGCAGGGGATATATAGTTCTGGACGCACGGTTCCCTTCCCTGCATTGCTATCAATACCATGGAACATGCACCCCAGCTGCAAATCGACAAACTTTTTTAATAAGGAAATCATATGATGTTATACCAAAGTCCGGCAAGGTCCAGCTTACGAGATACAGAAACAGCAGCTAACCATAGTTGAAGTCGTACCCCAACCGAGCTATCTGATTACTCCCCAGTGCAAAACATAGAGCAAGTAGAAGTAGGTCATGCGCATTGCAATTCCTTGACTGGGACAGCAGCTCCACATACTGGACATTTTGGTCATGGTAAATCAAGATCCTAGACCCTTCAACGTTTCCAGAGTCCAGGCACTAGCTAGGAGGAAAACTAAAAGGCATCAATTTCCTCCCAGAGAAAGGGACATGGTATGTCTACCCGTCGGTTTTGCAACGCATCGGAGAGATTTCTGATGACTGCTATTGCTTCCACTGCCCAGAGGAAGTTTCggcaaaaggaaaagggagTAATTTCCCGGACTTCCATTTCGTCCTAGGAAAAGAAAGGATGTTGCCACTATCTCGCCAATTTCACAAATACTTCTCCAGTTGCACTGGGGAATTTACAGGGGCGAGGATGCAAGGAAAATAGGGAAGGGGTTGAAGAAAAACATGAGAAATGCCAGCATCACATCACACAACACAGTACAAGAAACATGAAAAATGCCGAGCAATTCCCAGAAAAAGCCTGTGCTAATTACTCCGGCCACACATCAAATCGAGTAAAACAATTAGCAAGTTATGAACCCTAGTTCACGTTACTCTAACAATTACACagaaagaaaccaaagaaaatgATTGCTTTGATTAACAGGTACCTTAGCATTCGGCATCAAGTTTGCataatatgtactccctctgatcctaaattgttgtcgttattttagttcaagtttacagcgacaaaaatttatgaatggagggagtacatacttGCACTAAAATGTATATTTCA
This is a stretch of genomic DNA from Brachypodium distachyon strain Bd21 chromosome 1, Brachypodium_distachyon_v3.0, whole genome shotgun sequence. It encodes these proteins:
- the LOC100845864 gene encoding FRIGIDA-like protein 4a, translating into MASPAAAAGDGALTGEAVSAGFAELERQQQLLASCTRLYQQLSDHFASLERGLAARSDAIRHKRRAVEARTGRALDSLRRRELSIDGSVSRALEQLDSLAAAGGSGGQEGSSVSEDAAGLADGLRALCARMDSAAFFGFVAARRKEADSLRSEMPPALKCCVDPAKFVMDAVADVFPVDRREAKNPADLAWACVLILEAAVPALADPDPEIGAARPLVPRAARERARGMAREWKEAVELKGGVEGAKPPDAHAFLQLVVTFAVAERADRLLYRRIVVSFSWRRQMPRLALAVGLDEDMPDIIEELIAKRQQLDAVNFAYEAGLQEKFPPVPLLKSYLEDSKKTSCTVSDNLSTSSGQSGSNTNKKEQSALRAVIKCIEDRKLESEFPPEDLQKQLEDLEKAKTEKKKASSSASSGGSSEPANKRIRASNGGPMPPAKAGRLANNTSVSSLPVAATFVRSPSHTSYASPSQTSYASPSHTSYASPPHTSYATASPYPYDRPAAPGLYCNRSPPAIREPYIYRAEELPSVSFGMPYPSPPMTYPAPYGGYTNGLPAYNNGMAPAFHQAYYR